The genomic segment AGCGGTCGAACACGACGGCCGTCATGGTTTCTGACATAGACTGCTCCTTCATCGCGGGGCACGGTCTCCCTCTCGAGTCACACTCAGGACTCGGGCCATTGACGGATCAGCCCCTCTTGCACGGTGGAAGCGACCAGCACGCCGGACTGCGTGAAGAACTGACCTCGTGCCAAGCCGCGTGCACCCGAGGCGCTGGGGCTGTCGATCACGTACAGCAGCCACTCGTCGAAGCGGAAGGGCCGATGGAAGTACATGGCGTGGTCGAGGCTCGCGACCTGCATCCGAGGCGAGAGCCAACTCACGCCGTGGGGTTGCATCGACGTGCCCACCAGGTTGAAGTCCGACGCATAGGCCAATAAGTACTGGTGCACCGTTGGTACGTCGGGCAAGCGCGCCGCCGCCCGGTACCAGACCTTGCGCTGCGGAGCGCGCCGATCCGGAGCCAGTGGATTCTGGGGATTCACGGGACGGATCTCGATGGGCTTTTCGGAGAGCGCGCGCTCGCGAAGCATCTTTGGGATTCGGTCGGCCGCTTCGCGCGCGAGGTCCGCTTCGGATTTCAAGCCGTCGGGGCTCGGGGCGTCGGGCTTCTCGTCTTGATGCTCGAAGCCGTCTTCGGGCACCTGGAAAGAAGCAGCCATGCTGAAGATGGGCTTGCCGCTCTGGATGGCGACGACCCGACGCGTGGTGAAGCTCTTGCCGTCGCGAATCGGGTCCACGTCGTAGACGATGGGTTTCTTGGCGTCGCCCGTGCGCAAGAAGTAGCTGTGAAAGGAGTGGATGCTTCGCGACGGTCCGACGGTTTGCTGAGCAGCCGACAGGGCTTGCCCCAGCACCTGGCCCCCGAACACGTTGCCCCAGCCCAGATCCTGGCTCTGCCCGCGGAACAGGTTCTCTTCGATGCGCTCGAGGCTGAGCAGTTGCACCAGCTCATGGAGGACCTGGCTCATGCCGGCCTACTTACCACGGACGGCCCGGGAAACGCCGGATCTTGGCCGCCGGCGGACGGACGCGCTTCAATTCCACCGTGGGACATCGACTCGAAGCCGCCGCGAGCGGTCGCAGCAGCTGCAGAGGCTGCGGCTCAAAGCTCCCCAAGGGCGAACTGCGCTTCGGCGAGTGCGTCGACAATCCCTTCGGTGACGGTGAGGCGACCTACTGGTTCCACCCTTGGTGTGCGGCGCTGATGCGCCCGGAGCCGTTGTTGCAGCTCGAGGCGGAGGTGGTGGCACTCACCGAGGGTGCAGCGATGCTGCAGACCGCCCAGGAAGGGATCGAGTACCGGCGCTTGCCGCGCCTGATGCGCGTGGAGAGTGCCCCAAGTGGGCGCGCTCGCTGTCGCAGCTGTCGCGAGCTCATCGAGAAGGGCGCGCTGAGGTTCTCCCTCGCGATGTTCGAAGATGGGCGCATGAACCCCATCGGCTTCATCCACGTCTCGTGTGCGGCCGCATACTTCGACACGATCTCTCTGCTGCCGCGCCTGCAGCGCCTACAGCCGGACCTGGATGCCGACACGCTGAAGGCCTGTCGCGCACAGCTCGACGCAGCGAGCGACGCGCGCGGCCCCGGGCCTGCCAAGGTGCTCGACGCCAGTAGCGAAGAAGAGCGGAAGAAGGCCTAGAGCGACGTTCCGCGACAGCCCGCCGCGGCAAGCTGGGTGTGTTTCTGCCATCCCACTAAGCTACTTCTTCACGCAGGTGCCGGCTCGACACTTCGGCATGCAGGCCCAGGGCGCGCAGTTCTGCGTGTGGCGGCAGCCGTCGTCGTGGAACGCCTTCGAGCTAGGCGCCAGGGTCTTCAGGCTTTCCAGATTGAGCACGCCGCCGCAGCCGCTGCGCCGGCCGATTCCGCCTTGGTAGCAGCCGCAGTCCGCGTCGGTCTGGCAGTCCGTCTTGCCCTGGTCCAGCGCGGCCGCGTACTTGGCAGCGTGCACCACGCAGGGGTGCGTGATGGGGTCGGGCGTCGGCTCGTTTGCCGGGGTGGAAGTCGAGGACGGGTCCGTCGACGCAACGGTCGGCGTAGTAGTTGGCGCGGGCTCGCTCACCGTGGGCACCTGCACCTGCGGTGAGGGTGGCGTGTTGGTCGGCCCTGGGGCGGGGGCGCTGGAGTTGTTGCAGCCCAAGGCGACGAACGAAGGGGCCAAAAGGCCAAAAGCGATGGTTCTCATGAGGTGAATCCCCGTGGCAGACGAGCGCCCGTGGGGCAGAGCGTAGCATCCGTGCGCGGCGAGGGGCGAGGACAGGTGACTCCGCGCGGGGAGGGTGGAAGACTGCGGGCCATGAAATCGTGGTTGTCGCTGCTTGCTGCGCTGCTGCTGCTCGGGTGCGGAGACGACGAGCTGGTGGTGAAGCGCCCGCCCGAGCCCTTCAAGGTCATGTCCTTCAACGTGCTCTGCTCGCTGTGTGCGACCCCGGATCACGATCCTTGGGAGATGCGTCTCGAGATGTTCCGCGACGTCTTCGATCGCCATGATCCCGATCTGCTGGGCATTCAGGAGCTGACCCCGCTCGGTGACGAAGTCGGGCTCTTCCTCGACCGCCTCAGCGGTCATTCCGCGATCTACTTTGCTCCCGACGACGGGTTGTCCTACCCGGACGCCGCCATTTTCTACCGCCGCAGTCGTTTCTCCGTCATCGAGAGTGGCGAGTACTGGCTCAGCCCCACACCGGACGTGCCGAACAGCAGTGGGTTTGCCAAGCCTCAGCTGCCGCGCTTGGTGGTGTGGGCGCGTCTCAAAGACAACGCCGGTGACCGTGAACTGTATTTCGCGACCACGCACTTCGACAACAACACGCCGAGCCAGGCCATGAGCGCGCCCTTGGTGAAGGAGCGCACGAAGCCCTTCGTCGGTACGCTGCCGGTCATGCTCGTGGGGGACTTCAACTCGAAACCTGCCGTGGAGGCCTTCCAGACGCTCACGACGGACGCCGGGGACGGCTTCGCCTTCGCCGATACTCAGCCCTTGGCAGAAAGCTGGAGCACTATCAGCAATCAAGACCCCGCACCGAGCTACGATCTGGCCGATCGCATCGACCACATCTTCGTCGCCGGGGACCAGACGACCTGGAGCGTCAGTCGCTGGCAAGCCGATCTGACCGTCTATCCACCCAACGACCGCTATCCCTCGGACCACTTCCCGATCGTCGCGGAACTGGACTACGCCAAGCGTTGAGTCGCATCACCGGACTTCCGGCGGCTTGTCTGTCTCGGAAGGGTGCGTGCCACCGAAGACTGCCAGACGGGCGCCCCTGAGCGGGGACTGACCGACGATGTGGATGATGACGTCGCCCAGGTTCCCTGACTCCACCTCCCGCACTTCTCGCACCAGCGGGATTAGCGCCAGCGACGCAAGCAGACGCAGCACCCCGCTGGCGACGAACACCAGTTGTAGCGGAGAGCCAAGCGGGAGCCCCCACGCGGCCAGGCCCGCGTTGCTCGGCAGCAGAGTCGCCAAGAGCCCGCCACAACTGGCGCCGAGGAACAGGCCGGCGCTGGTCGTGGCGTTGTAGTACGCAACGCAGCGGGCACGCTTTTGCGGTGTCACCGCATCGAACAAGAAGTTCGCGACCGATAGGTGAAACCCCGACCACAGCAACCCCGCGATCACTTGTAGCGCGATCACGAACCACACGTTCGATGCGAACAACCACAGCATCGGCACCACCGGGAGTGTCAGGCCCGTGAGCGCCAAGATGCGCCGATTGCCGAAACGATCTCCTACACGCCCCCAGGATTGCATCATCGCTGCTTGAGCAGCGATGAACGCGGCCGAGCACAGCGTGAACTCCACATACCCAAAGCCCAGATCCTCGAGCATGAAGGGAGTAAAGAAGGGACTGGCCACGTGCGTGGCGCCGAGGAATACGGCGACGTAGAGGGTGAAGCGCCCGAAATTGCCGCGGGGCGACCGCCACAGGAAAGCTCGAAAGGTGAAAGTCTGGTCTGTCGCTGGGGGGTGATACGGGGGTTCGTGCATCGAGTGGATCTCGCGCGCGCTCAGTAGACGGGCCAACGCTGCAACCACGAATACGATCGCGAAACCGCTGCCCTCGGCACCCAGATGCCGCGCAAGCGCGAGTCCGCCCCCCGCCAGGAAGACACTGCCGAACTCAACGGCGGTGCGCACGCGATTGCGGCGCCCGAAAAACTCCCCGCGCCGTTGCGGAGGTACCAGCTCGGCAATCCACGAGTTCCACGCGGGCACCACCACGCCAGCAGCCGTGTGGTACAGGGCGGCTAGGGCCAGCAGCGGTAGAGTGGCCTGCTCCGGCGATGCCAGGGCGAGCGCAGCCAGGGGCAGGTAGGCCACGCCCTGGAGCGCTGCCGGAACGACCGCGAGACTACGGCGAGATTTGGCGCGGTCCAGGAGCCCCGCAGTGAAGATCTGAGCGATGCCCCCGAGGAGCAGCGGTGCGGAGGCCAGGATCCCGATCCAGAAGTGCTGCACCCCAACCATGACTGCGAAGGGGATCAAATAGGCCTCGCCGGCGCCCAACATCACGGCGTGCGCAGCGCCATCTCGCACGGAGTGGCGCAGGCTGCTGGAGTCGTTGGCCATGGAGCCCTCCCTTGCACGAAACGGCGGGTCAGGGAATTCCGCGACGCACTTTCTCCTCCCTCGCTCGCTGAAGTAGCGTGCCCAGGCTTGTCCCCGGAGTCCGATCGTTTGCGCCCACTTCGCCTTCGCGCCCCGGGCGCGTGGCTGTCC from the Polyangiaceae bacterium genome contains:
- a CDS encoding MFS transporter, translating into MANDSSSLRHSVRDGAAHAVMLGAGEAYLIPFAVMVGVQHFWIGILASAPLLLGGIAQIFTAGLLDRAKSRRSLAVVPAALQGVAYLPLAALALASPEQATLPLLALAALYHTAAGVVVPAWNSWIAELVPPQRRGEFFGRRNRVRTAVEFGSVFLAGGGLALARHLGAEGSGFAIVFVVAALARLLSAREIHSMHEPPYHPPATDQTFTFRAFLWRSPRGNFGRFTLYVAVFLGATHVASPFFTPFMLEDLGFGYVEFTLCSAAFIAAQAAMMQSWGRVGDRFGNRRILALTGLTLPVVPMLWLFASNVWFVIALQVIAGLLWSGFHLSVANFLFDAVTPQKRARCVAYYNATTSAGLFLGASCGGLLATLLPSNAGLAAWGLPLGSPLQLVFVASGVLRLLASLALIPLVREVREVESGNLGDVIIHIVGQSPLRGARLAVFGGTHPSETDKPPEVR
- a CDS encoding endonuclease/exonuclease/phosphatase family protein, whose protein sequence is MKSWLSLLAALLLLGCGDDELVVKRPPEPFKVMSFNVLCSLCATPDHDPWEMRLEMFRDVFDRHDPDLLGIQELTPLGDEVGLFLDRLSGHSAIYFAPDDGLSYPDAAIFYRRSRFSVIESGEYWLSPTPDVPNSSGFAKPQLPRLVVWARLKDNAGDRELYFATTHFDNNTPSQAMSAPLVKERTKPFVGTLPVMLVGDFNSKPAVEAFQTLTTDAGDGFAFADTQPLAESWSTISNQDPAPSYDLADRIDHIFVAGDQTTWSVSRWQADLTVYPPNDRYPSDHFPIVAELDYAKR
- the tesB gene encoding acyl-CoA thioesterase II, translated to MSQVLHELVQLLSLERIEENLFRGQSQDLGWGNVFGGQVLGQALSAAQQTVGPSRSIHSFHSYFLRTGDAKKPIVYDVDPIRDGKSFTTRRVVAIQSGKPIFSMAASFQVPEDGFEHQDEKPDAPSPDGLKSEADLAREAADRIPKMLRERALSEKPIEIRPVNPQNPLAPDRRAPQRKVWYRAAARLPDVPTVHQYLLAYASDFNLVGTSMQPHGVSWLSPRMQVASLDHAMYFHRPFRFDEWLLYVIDSPSASGARGLARGQFFTQSGVLVASTVQEGLIRQWPES